The following proteins are co-located in the Acidimicrobiia bacterium genome:
- the menC gene encoding o-succinylbenzoate synthase produces MTEVTRVEITRHVLSYCSPIVTAHGQLLQRPVVVVALSDDQGNTGFGEAAPLNGFTTENIDQSEAAIRQWFSADQPEGPPDLPTARAAIDGAFFDLHAQQRGLSLHQHLNSESPSRLPVAALITGSSTDALVEQALQRQAEGFATLKIKVGAGSFAVDLERVAAVRSAVGGRMALRLDANGAWCPDEALRNIEKLFPFSLEFIEEPTAGLAGLAKVRKGAVFPIAVDESAGDLAGLRRAIDLGSGDFFILKPSAIGGLVVAEQAATMAAQAGLGVVVTSLLESSHGIKLAAHFASARGLSDPAPGLATAELLTQDLGCPSPISNGHLSLT; encoded by the coding sequence ATGACTGAGGTCACCCGGGTTGAGATAACTCGACATGTTTTGTCGTACTGCTCTCCCATCGTCACCGCACACGGTCAACTACTTCAACGACCGGTCGTTGTGGTAGCGCTAAGCGATGATCAGGGAAATACGGGGTTCGGCGAGGCCGCCCCTTTAAATGGTTTCACTACAGAAAACATTGACCAATCGGAAGCAGCTATTCGGCAGTGGTTTTCTGCGGATCAACCAGAAGGCCCACCAGATTTGCCCACTGCTCGGGCTGCCATCGATGGCGCTTTTTTTGATCTTCACGCTCAGCAGCGTGGCCTTTCTTTACACCAGCACCTCAACTCAGAAAGCCCAAGTCGCCTGCCGGTGGCTGCCCTCATTACCGGCTCCTCAACAGACGCCCTTGTTGAACAGGCTTTACAGAGGCAGGCGGAGGGTTTCGCTACGTTAAAAATAAAAGTAGGTGCTGGTTCGTTTGCGGTGGACCTTGAGCGGGTGGCTGCCGTGCGCTCGGCGGTTGGGGGGCGCATGGCTTTGCGCCTTGACGCCAACGGCGCTTGGTGCCCCGATGAAGCCCTTCGCAACATAGAGAAATTGTTTCCCTTTTCCCTTGAGTTTATTGAAGAGCCCACCGCTGGGTTAGCGGGGCTAGCCAAGGTACGCAAAGGGGCTGTCTTTCCGATAGCGGTGGATGAAAGCGCCGGCGACTTAGCTGGCCTCCGTCGAGCCATCGACCTGGGCTCTGGCGATTTTTTCATTCTTAAACCTTCGGCCATTGGTGGCCTTGTGGTTGCCGAGCAAGCGGCCACCATGGCTGCTCAAGCGGGCCTCGGCGTGGTGGTCACCTCGCTGCTTGAAAGCTCGCACGGCATTAAGTTGGCGGCTCATTTTGCTTCGGCCCGGGGCCTTAGCGACCCGGCTCCTGGCCTGGCCACCGCCGAACTCCTTACTCAGGACCTCGGCTGCCCGTCACCAATTAGTAACGGGCATCTATCGCTGACTTAA
- a CDS encoding MerR family transcriptional regulator, with protein sequence MSSQPATYRVDALASAAGLSVDTVRYYQRRGLLDPPQRIARHSEYTPQHLERLQEIRQLAAAGLTLNQIADLAAGQANEVRPLTQSAALSRTEVADQAGVPESLVALLCDNGLLQPTVVASQPRFSQSAVAMVKAGLAISNAGVPLDQLVALAADHAANIDDIVDQAITLFDHHIKTPADSDEDLVAIIHTLLPAVTRLIAQHFHRTLVSHALARADDGQRHALAEALQSVNPEQLVVTSQWH encoded by the coding sequence ATGTCCTCCCAACCCGCCACCTACCGCGTCGACGCCTTGGCTTCCGCCGCCGGACTCAGCGTCGACACCGTGCGCTATTACCAACGCCGCGGCCTCCTTGACCCACCGCAACGCATCGCCCGCCACAGCGAATACACCCCTCAGCATCTCGAACGACTCCAAGAAATTCGCCAACTGGCCGCCGCCGGCCTGACCCTCAACCAAATTGCCGACCTAGCCGCCGGTCAAGCAAACGAAGTGCGACCCCTCACCCAAAGCGCCGCCTTGAGCCGCACCGAAGTAGCCGACCAAGCCGGTGTTCCCGAAAGCCTGGTCGCCCTGCTCTGCGACAACGGTTTACTCCAACCCACCGTGGTAGCGAGCCAACCTCGCTTTTCCCAAAGTGCAGTAGCCATGGTCAAAGCTGGGTTAGCCATCAGCAACGCCGGGGTCCCCCTCGACCAGCTCGTCGCCCTCGCTGCCGACCACGCCGCCAACATTGACGACATCGTGGACCAAGCCATCACCCTCTTTGACCACCACATCAAAACCCCCGCCGACTCCGACGAAGACCTGGTAGCCATCATCCACACCCTGCTCCCGGCAGTCACCCGACTCATTGCTCAACACTTCCACCGCACGCTAGTAAGCCACGCCCTAGCCCGAGCCGACGATGGCCAACGCCACGCCCTAGCCGAAGCCTTGCAATCCGTAAACCCAGAACAGTTAGTAGTGACCAGCCAATGGCACTAG
- the menH gene encoding 2-succinyl-6-hydroxy-2,4-cyclohexadiene-1-carboxylate synthase, producing the protein MSNPLCFTATGEGPPLVLLHGFTGDASTLRSLSHALADRFTVYSVDLPGHGRTGHLSDIGLYDFLATVDLLADFFEERNLNAAAVLGYSMGGRLALALSLNYPHLVSQLMLIGASAGLASQSERLARRQADSSLADELLEDGLPAFVDRWMAQPLFASQQGLAADVLAAARQQRLANDPVGLAASLCGAGTGAQPSLWGRLSEISASTLLLVGEQDTKFRRLAMRLSTGLSQSETVVIAQAGHAVHVENSQATVAALQEFLSTNHD; encoded by the coding sequence ATGAGCAATCCTCTGTGTTTTACGGCCACCGGTGAAGGCCCCCCGTTGGTTCTGCTCCATGGGTTTACCGGTGATGCCTCCACGCTTCGTTCGTTAAGTCATGCGCTGGCTGATCGGTTTACTGTTTATTCTGTTGATCTGCCTGGCCATGGTCGTACTGGCCATTTAAGCGATATTGGCCTCTACGATTTTTTGGCCACGGTTGATCTTTTGGCCGATTTTTTTGAGGAAAGAAACCTCAATGCGGCGGCCGTGTTGGGGTACTCCATGGGGGGCCGTTTGGCGTTGGCACTTAGCCTCAACTATCCGCATTTGGTAAGCCAGTTGATGCTCATTGGAGCCTCGGCGGGGCTGGCTTCGCAGAGCGAACGTTTGGCCCGACGACAGGCTGATAGTTCCTTGGCCGACGAACTTCTCGAAGACGGTTTACCGGCCTTTGTGGATCGTTGGATGGCCCAACCACTTTTTGCGTCGCAACAGGGGTTAGCGGCCGATGTTTTGGCGGCCGCTCGGCAGCAACGATTGGCCAATGACCCCGTTGGTTTGGCGGCCAGTTTGTGTGGAGCGGGCACCGGGGCGCAGCCTTCTTTGTGGGGGCGCCTGTCGGAGATATCGGCATCTACCTTGCTGCTAGTAGGTGAGCAAGACACTAAGTTTCGGCGCCTGGCCATGCGGTTGAGTACCGGGTTAAGCCAAAGCGAGACCGTGGTTATTGCCCAAGCAGGTCACGCAGTCCACGTAGAAAACTCGCAGGCCACCGTTGCTGCTTTACAAGAGTTTTTGAGCACCAACCATGACTGA
- the menD gene encoding 2-succinyl-5-enolpyruvyl-6-hydroxy-3-cyclohexene-1-carboxylic-acid synthase, whose translation MTASNPLAVHASLRAFFAQLVASGVQHVALSPGSRSTPLTVAADQTPGLDVSIHLDERAGSFFALGLARATKQPVALVCTSGTAAANYLPAVIEAFHSGVPLLVLTADRPPELQSRGAPQTIDQVELFGTHVRWFHQPAVAGTEHPSEAVALAAAAVQLATQETPGPVHLNWPLREPLEPPPEEPEPVALLTTPPAQVHPCPPLPNCPHGLLVVGPLDLDTQEKEAIAALAQATGWPIIADPASSLRHGPHTNKALVLSASEHIFRSAWADQHAPEVVVQLGALPTSKAYRLWLDRTRPAQIITVDHAGRHPDPLLLVTERIDLAPADWAARVTVAHTKDLSWSQAWQEAERTAVAAVADLSAHAPFSNPAVVEVLGAQLSAQTALVVGNSMPIRDLDAFLPTGPKPLQVYANRGTNGIDGQVSTALGVAAGHEESTVFFTGDLTLLHDLSGWSAARRLGVDLTVVVVDNNGGGIFSFLPIAGQNHVDHRRLFHTPHDLDLAHLAPLVGANYHRISHRQGLEEALAMSLGHPGLHLIHVLVDAVDNIDLHRKASAAAVEALDR comes from the coding sequence ATGACTGCCTCAAATCCCTTAGCCGTCCACGCCAGCCTGCGAGCATTTTTTGCCCAACTGGTGGCCAGCGGGGTACAACACGTCGCCTTGTCTCCTGGGTCACGCTCCACCCCGCTTACCGTGGCTGCCGACCAAACCCCCGGGCTAGACGTCTCGATCCACCTAGATGAGCGGGCGGGCAGTTTTTTTGCATTGGGTTTAGCACGAGCCACCAAACAGCCGGTTGCCTTGGTTTGCACTTCTGGCACGGCGGCCGCCAACTACCTTCCGGCAGTTATTGAGGCCTTTCATAGCGGTGTGCCGTTGTTGGTTCTTACCGCTGACCGGCCGCCAGAACTTCAAAGCCGAGGCGCTCCTCAAACCATTGACCAAGTTGAACTCTTTGGCACCCATGTGCGCTGGTTTCACCAGCCAGCCGTGGCCGGCACCGAACACCCCAGCGAAGCCGTTGCTTTGGCGGCGGCCGCGGTGCAACTGGCCACTCAGGAAACTCCCGGCCCGGTGCATCTGAACTGGCCGCTACGCGAACCCCTAGAGCCCCCACCCGAAGAACCCGAGCCAGTGGCCTTGTTAACCACCCCGCCGGCCCAGGTCCACCCTTGCCCGCCTTTGCCAAACTGCCCTCACGGGCTTTTGGTCGTTGGTCCCCTTGACCTTGATACCCAAGAAAAAGAAGCAATTGCCGCCTTGGCTCAGGCAACCGGGTGGCCAATAATTGCCGACCCGGCATCGAGCCTGCGCCACGGCCCGCACACCAATAAGGCTTTAGTGTTATCGGCCAGCGAACACATTTTTCGTTCGGCCTGGGCCGACCAACACGCCCCAGAGGTAGTGGTGCAACTCGGTGCTTTGCCGACCTCTAAGGCTTACCGTCTTTGGTTAGACCGCACCCGGCCCGCTCAGATCATCACCGTAGACCACGCGGGTCGCCACCCCGACCCGCTGCTTCTGGTGACCGAACGCATTGATTTAGCACCCGCAGATTGGGCCGCCCGAGTGACTGTGGCTCACACCAAAGACCTCTCTTGGTCTCAGGCTTGGCAAGAGGCTGAACGCACTGCGGTCGCTGCGGTTGCCGATCTCTCCGCTCACGCCCCCTTCAGTAACCCCGCGGTGGTTGAAGTTCTCGGAGCACAATTGTCAGCGCAGACCGCTTTGGTGGTGGGAAACTCCATGCCTATTCGTGACCTTGATGCTTTTCTGCCCACTGGCCCAAAGCCCTTGCAGGTTTACGCTAATCGAGGCACCAACGGTATTGATGGGCAAGTTTCTACCGCTCTCGGGGTGGCGGCCGGTCATGAAGAATCAACGGTTTTTTTCACCGGGGACCTCACCTTGTTGCACGACCTCAGTGGCTGGTCAGCGGCCCGGCGCTTAGGCGTTGACCTCACCGTGGTGGTGGTTGACAACAACGGGGGTGGCATTTTTTCTTTCTTACCTATTGCTGGCCAAAACCATGTCGATCATCGCCGTTTGTTCCACACCCCACACGACCTTGACCTCGCTCATTTGGCACCCTTAGTGGGGGCCAACTATCACCGGATTTCTCACCGTCAAGGACTCGAAGAAGCCCTCGCTATGTCTCTAGGTCACCCCGGGTTGCACCTCATTCATGTGCTCGTTGATGCTGTCGACAATATTGACCTTCACCGAAAAGCCTCCGCGGCGGCCGTGGAGGCTCTAGACCGATGA
- a CDS encoding alpha/beta hydrolase: MPLDPALEPLLALLPSSGEDLSLVTPEMMRANYELMADPNGPAVALTENLNIPGPRGEISVRIYRPEETNDLSPVIMFFHGGGWVIGNLETHDALVRAMANETGAVVVAVDYRLAPEYPYPAAADDCYAATCWVADHADTLRVDAQRLAVAGDSAGGNLAAVVALMARDKDGPALAFQSLIYPAVDMDSDRWPSMIANAEGPLLTREAMHWFYEHYVGQQKFVDDPYAAPLRADSLAGLPPAHVTVAQYDPLCDEGLAYAEALSGAGTACEVECFDGLIHGFMSFVALVPTAAAAQQKIFAALKAGLA, from the coding sequence ATGCCTTTGGACCCGGCCCTTGAACCCCTGCTGGCTTTGCTGCCCTCTTCGGGCGAAGACCTCAGCCTGGTCACCCCAGAAATGATGCGCGCCAATTATGAACTGATGGCCGACCCCAACGGCCCGGCGGTTGCTTTGACAGAAAACCTCAACATTCCCGGCCCACGGGGTGAAATCTCCGTGCGTATTTACCGCCCAGAGGAAACGAACGACTTGTCTCCGGTCATCATGTTTTTCCACGGCGGTGGCTGGGTGATTGGCAATCTTGAAACCCACGATGCGCTGGTGCGAGCCATGGCTAACGAAACCGGTGCGGTAGTGGTCGCTGTGGACTACCGATTGGCCCCTGAGTACCCTTACCCGGCGGCGGCCGACGACTGCTATGCCGCTACTTGCTGGGTGGCAGACCACGCCGACACTTTGAGAGTAGATGCGCAACGTTTGGCGGTGGCCGGTGATAGCGCAGGCGGCAATCTGGCTGCTGTGGTGGCTTTGATGGCTCGAGATAAAGACGGCCCGGCGCTTGCTTTTCAATCACTGATCTACCCAGCGGTAGATATGGACAGCGACCGTTGGCCCTCGATGATCGCCAACGCAGAAGGCCCCCTGCTTACCCGCGAGGCCATGCATTGGTTCTATGAACATTATGTGGGGCAGCAAAAATTTGTTGACGACCCTTACGCCGCACCACTGCGAGCCGACAGTTTGGCTGGGTTGCCGCCCGCTCACGTAACAGTTGCGCAATATGACCCGTTGTGTGACGAAGGCTTGGCCTACGCAGAGGCGTTATCTGGTGCGGGTACAGCATGCGAAGTGGAATGCTTCGACGGGCTTATTCATGGGTTTATGAGTTTTGTTGCTTTGGTGCCAACCGCTGCAGCAGCACAACAAAAAATCTTTGCTGCACTTAAAGCGGGCTTGGCTTAA
- a CDS encoding isochorismate synthase, translating to MALAAQPLPHSNHIATTVALDSGPATDPLAWLSSAPADAAHWYWEIPDDDISWVGLGQAQVQQVSGQSRFDQAAQFAHQTFANLTVNAPTGAPAPRLAAGFSFDDHGNQGPWAPLGAGLIVLPAVQVLRHKGKTWLTTIDKTAELLPTQPAPAPDPLPDVDPAHWSNEASRRHYRNLVSTALNIIEGGSISKAVPCRSLAVPHRPDLGRLLSTLRHTYPACATFCVGQGATNFVGATPERLAAVKDQRLFTAALAGSAPRHPAPATDAALGQGLMTSPKERAEHSVVVDAVDASLRQLEINPQHPEHPELLRLHGIQHLYTPIEADLDAGTGLLDIVGALHPTPAVSGHPVAPSASLRAQHEEMDRGWFASPLGWFDQAGQGEFRVALRSALLTENGTTLYAGAGVVKGSDPDRELLETDMKLQAMLAPIVATASNK from the coding sequence ATGGCACTAGCCGCTCAACCCCTCCCCCACTCGAATCACATTGCCACCACGGTGGCCCTCGACTCAGGCCCCGCCACCGATCCCTTGGCCTGGCTCAGCAGCGCCCCAGCCGACGCAGCCCACTGGTACTGGGAAATACCCGACGACGATATTTCTTGGGTGGGCCTCGGCCAAGCCCAGGTTCAACAAGTAAGTGGTCAGTCCCGTTTTGACCAGGCCGCCCAATTTGCCCACCAAACATTTGCCAACCTCACCGTAAACGCCCCAACCGGTGCACCCGCTCCCCGGTTAGCCGCCGGTTTTTCGTTTGACGACCACGGAAACCAAGGCCCCTGGGCACCTTTGGGAGCCGGACTCATTGTTTTGCCCGCCGTGCAAGTGCTTCGCCACAAAGGAAAAACCTGGCTCACCACCATTGACAAAACAGCCGAACTGCTCCCCACCCAACCCGCTCCGGCCCCCGACCCACTCCCCGACGTTGACCCCGCCCACTGGTCAAACGAAGCCAGCCGCCGGCATTACCGCAACTTGGTCAGCACCGCATTAAACATCATCGAAGGCGGAAGCATCTCTAAAGCCGTGCCCTGCCGATCACTCGCCGTGCCCCACCGCCCCGACCTCGGACGATTGTTGTCCACGCTGCGCCACACCTACCCCGCTTGCGCCACCTTTTGCGTAGGTCAAGGCGCCACCAACTTCGTCGGCGCCACCCCCGAACGTTTGGCTGCTGTCAAAGACCAGCGCCTCTTTACCGCAGCCCTCGCAGGGTCTGCGCCGCGTCACCCCGCTCCCGCCACCGACGCCGCTCTCGGCCAAGGCCTCATGACCAGCCCAAAAGAGCGGGCCGAACACTCCGTGGTGGTCGATGCCGTAGATGCCTCGCTTCGCCAACTTGAAATAAACCCCCAACACCCCGAGCACCCCGAGTTACTTCGCCTGCACGGCATTCAACACCTGTACACCCCCATTGAAGCCGACCTCGACGCAGGCACCGGCTTGCTTGACATCGTTGGCGCCTTGCACCCCACCCCTGCAGTTTCCGGCCACCCCGTAGCCCCTTCAGCGTCACTACGAGCCCAACACGAAGAGATGGATCGCGGCTGGTTCGCTAGCCCCTTGGGCTGGTTTGACCAAGCAGGCCAAGGAGAATTTCGCGTTGCTTTACGTTCCGCCTTGCTGACCGAAAACGGCACCACGCTGTACGCCGGAGCAGGCGTTGTCAAAGGCTCAGACCCCGACCGAGAACTTTTAGAAACCGACATGAAACTCCAAGCCATGCTGGCCCCCATCGTCGCTACTGCGAGCAACAAATGA
- a CDS encoding MBL fold metallo-hydrolase, which yields MTAVDPVELSNRIIDSGSAEPPHNRVTEELVEIDDGLAVVESFSHCWVRKTDEGLICIDASGVQSGTAVVAALRGWTNEPLHSLIYTHGHMDHVGGSGAFMADAAQRSDQKPTVVAHEAVAPRLERYRQTSGWNQIINRRQFGGVRTLVNFGVGGVKERKFVPDDVAEPELTYRDKLDLSIGGRQLELHHARGETDDHTWVWDPADKAVYAGDFVTWIFPNAGNPQKVQRYPIEWAEAMRKMLSMGAEKVYPAHGLPIVGRARVETVLGDIAESLEYLSGATLDLMNQGATIDAIIHQVTLPEHLQDRPWIAPQYDEPEFVVRNVYRQFGGWWDGNAANLKPASEAKLAAEMVKLSGSIEALTDRAQELAEAGELKLACHLVEMAVTAEPLHEGAHRVRAAIYWQRRAAERSLMSKGIFASAARESEVVFGEETGRQSMKSALKDSMP from the coding sequence ATGACCGCCGTAGACCCCGTCGAACTCTCCAATCGAATAATTGATTCAGGAAGCGCTGAACCGCCCCACAACCGGGTCACCGAAGAACTCGTCGAAATAGACGACGGTTTGGCAGTAGTGGAATCTTTCTCTCACTGCTGGGTACGCAAAACCGATGAAGGCCTGATTTGTATCGACGCCAGCGGCGTGCAGTCGGGCACCGCCGTAGTAGCCGCCTTGCGTGGTTGGACAAACGAACCCCTGCATAGCCTCATCTACACCCACGGGCACATGGACCACGTGGGAGGCAGCGGCGCTTTTATGGCCGATGCCGCCCAACGCAGCGACCAAAAACCCACCGTGGTCGCTCACGAAGCAGTCGCCCCACGGCTCGAGCGTTACCGCCAAACCAGCGGGTGGAACCAAATCATCAACCGGCGACAATTCGGCGGCGTACGGACCCTAGTGAACTTCGGAGTGGGCGGGGTGAAAGAAAGAAAATTTGTCCCCGACGACGTCGCCGAACCAGAACTCACCTACCGAGACAAATTAGACCTGTCAATTGGTGGCCGCCAACTGGAATTACACCACGCAAGAGGCGAAACCGATGATCACACCTGGGTATGGGACCCCGCCGACAAAGCAGTCTACGCCGGGGACTTTGTGACCTGGATTTTCCCCAACGCCGGAAACCCACAAAAAGTACAGCGCTACCCCATTGAATGGGCCGAAGCTATGCGAAAAATGTTGTCCATGGGAGCCGAAAAGGTTTACCCCGCCCACGGACTACCCATTGTGGGGCGAGCCCGAGTAGAAACCGTGCTGGGAGATATCGCCGAATCGTTGGAGTACCTCTCAGGGGCCACCCTGGACTTAATGAACCAGGGAGCCACCATCGATGCGATTATCCACCAAGTCACCCTGCCCGAACACTTACAAGACCGCCCTTGGATAGCGCCCCAATACGACGAACCAGAGTTTGTGGTGCGTAACGTCTACCGCCAATTCGGTGGATGGTGGGATGGCAACGCCGCCAACCTGAAACCTGCGTCAGAAGCCAAACTGGCCGCTGAAATGGTCAAGTTGTCTGGATCAATCGAAGCGCTTACCGATCGAGCACAAGAATTAGCCGAAGCCGGCGAACTCAAGTTGGCTTGCCACTTGGTTGAAATGGCCGTTACCGCTGAGCCTCTGCACGAAGGAGCGCACCGGGTGCGGGCCGCTATTTACTGGCAGCGCCGAGCCGCTGAACGTTCGCTCATGTCGAAAGGCATTTTTGCTTCGGCCGCTCGAGAATCTGAAGTGGTGTTTGGCGAAGAAACCGGTCGCCAATCCATGAAATCAGCGTTAAAAGACTCCATGCCTTAA